From the Schistocerca piceifrons isolate TAMUIC-IGC-003096 chromosome 2, iqSchPice1.1, whole genome shotgun sequence genome, the window TAGCATAGCGTCAGACACAGAGTGTCTGTCCATGACCAGGGTAGGAGGTAACTACGACCAACAATGCACCACTCTCTGTAAAAGCTGCCAAAATAAAGATTCACTGAATAATCGTGTTTTCTTAGCACCACGAGCTCTTCCAAACGATTCCTGACATCGGGCCGAGGCGTCATCCACTCGGCCCCTCTGTAGGTACATTATTTGTCTAGAAAATACTAGTATTCATGTGCAAGGCTGTATTTTCCCTCTTGTACACTTGGCTGTCCAAAAAAAACTGTAACTGTGTTGTAAATATTAATGTTGAATAgtttttaattgatattttgtaaCACTTTACAGATGGCCTTCAGGGAAATTAAGAGGTGAAACAGCTGAATTGTGAGTTGGGAGGTGGATGGGTGATAATAAGTGATCAGTTTTTATTATCGAAAGTCAGTTTTTAATGTCGAAAGTAATAACACATTTGCTCTTTAATCATACTCACATAGGCCAACATCTGTGCAGGGGCAGTCTATTGTAAGCTTTGCTGACATTTCTTATTTTTTGCTAAGGAGCTTCAAGAGACAAAACGCTCTGAAGACATGTAAGCAAATCTTCAATGAAAACCCACACAAAATATTGAAGTATATTTCTACTAGGTTGTTGCCTCTGCTACAGTGTGTATGAAGGGTCTTAGAGCAGTGGAACCCTTTAAAAATGCTCTTCTGTGAATCATATTAAGTTGAGGCACAGTTTGAAAATGCATCTACAAAGCTTTACCCTCTGTTTCTCAGCTCTATTCTTCCACTTCACAATTCCTTAAATGTATTCCTCTAATAAGAGGCCTAACTTATTCATAAACTTCATTCAAAATTAAATAATCTTTTCAGTGATCTTATTGGTCGCTTTGTAACAGCATCCTGATTTCTGGAGTTCAATAGTAGTTtgcttcatttaaaattttggCCTGTTAAGATACAGAAAAATGACAGAGTTGCTCAATGGGGCAAACGCGAAGGCTTACATAAATGAAGTTTCTGTGACAAAACTACACTGAAATATTTTCCAACGTCAGATTGTTCTACACAAAAAGTGTGAGTATATTGTCAACAAATGGCCAgttaaaaataagtttcttcagcATGCTGAAGTTACTGAGGTTTCCCAGCAAAAATTGAAGAGTTTTTCACCTATGGATTATATGATTGACCAATTTTCTAAAATGCTattgtcagaaaaaaaaaagaatctttgTGAACAGAGTTCAGTTGTTACCAATTTgatgcattccattttggaaaggATGAGAGGTCTGAAAGAATTTGGTATGAGATTTCAAAACTCACTCATGCTTCAGGAATATGAAAGTACCCTTCACTCAGTAAGCTAATGATGGGTGTTCTTCTGGAACCTCATAGTAACTCCCCAGTGTAAAAAGGTTTTAGTTTGGTGAATAAGGACAACACAGAATTTTGTGCTAATATGAACACAGAATTGTGAAGCTCTCTGTTAGTGTAGAAGGTGCATATGATTTCAAACAAAAAGCATGTCACTAGTTTACTTTCAACAAACAGGATCCGCTAGCTGTTAAGGGGGAAATTAGAATATTCTATTCAAAAACTGATCCTTCAACTTCTACTTCAGAGATGTGCAGATCTGAGACTGTGTCAAACTCTAATAATAATCAGGCTCTGTATATATCAGTCTCTGAATATATTGCATTTGTTTCAGCTGTGTGTTGTTTTTTTCAGTAATGTCTGATATAGGatcaaaatcaaaatatcttgCCGCCACCACTGCccatgtatccccccccccccccccctctcctgcctGCACTATCTGGCAAATTACTAATTGGTTTTCTTAAAAGTTGTCATCTATGTAGATTTTGTAGTAAATGATATATTCTGGGTAAAATTCATTGTCACAGTGCTTAACATATACTTGATAATGATCTCCAATAGTTGTATCAGAACCAGTGGGAGGCACTATATTCGTGTTATTACCTTCTGCAGTATTATTAACTAGTACAGTTGCGACAATCATTGCCATGTCAGTCCTATTCTTCCATTTATAATCAAAATTGTACTTAGAATAGAAATTGGCATAGGTGGTTGATGGACTGAAACTAATGCCTTGACCATACCTGACTCGCTCTGAACATCGCCAattcaagttattcgtaattatagaCTCCATATTATCTCTGCTTGTAGCATGATACAGAGTCATTTCCTTAGCACTGCCATATCTGTTCACATATTCTGCCTTTTTCAGCTGATAACAGCACCACAAATATGGGTTCACAACCTTCACAACTGATGTGACCTGCAAGTCGTGTGGCATATGTACTGAAATATCACCCACTGCAACTTCAACTTCATTGGAAGATGTGTCTGTCCAACTTGGAGGTAGATGCCGCAGTGCTAGTTCTTCCATTGCTGTGTCACCTGTGACAGAAATTAATTAAGAAGTCAGGAAAGACAACCAaattgatttcaaccaaacataTATCACTTACAGTCTGTGGGAATGTGTGGGGAAGGGGAGTGGTTACCTTTGAAAGGGAGAGGAGGGTAAAAAAGAAGCATAGCTCATCATGTACAAGTagctgagaatgagagcactttgtgacttgTAACAAATTTTATGCACGATCTCAAACATTTTCAACACTTCTTCTTGCCCACCTCCCAACAAAAttgtgaaaggaaagaagtttatcacttactacatttccaGTGTTCTTGCAGTATAACTGCCATATCTTGCActgccttttaatttattacttctttgttaataactctatttgcaatgcattttggaggcagaatgtacctgcaaaaatatataactGTATgatacgtagttcaggagatatggtataaacactgagctgcatgaaaacgaaactaTAGGGTGAAATTCGCTGCACAAACAGGTGAAATCTGGGTATAGATGTgtgagaaatatgttaaatatttgctaAATATATGTGACAAGCGTATGCAGGCAAAGCCTGGGAAAAAGACTCCTTTTAAACTCCCTAGATCAGTTtcatccaaacttggtacacatattacataACCTCAAATGAAATACTGATGGATGTAAGAACTGGCAACCTCCTTTGAGATGGGGGTGATAACGTAGAGAGAGAAGTTCAGAGGAAGAGATGGATAAACAGGcatggggcaggaggagatggactgaaaaAGGGAAGAGGacgaggagaggaggaaatggacagagaaagttaagaggggggagatggagtgggcatgagaaaggggggggggggggtgaggaggtggGCAGAAGAGGGAGAAGCACAAAAACTGAggggcccggggggggggggggggatgaattaCTGGAATTTGAATACATACACCTCCAGGCAaagctgggtactcagctagtaatgCATAAAATGTTTCTATAGCATTCTGCAAAGAGAAATGCCAAACCATTAAACATGAACAGTTTTAGAGAAATTTGAAGATTGCCATTCTTCAAAGACAAGGCATAAATACAGAAAATTCTGCATatatttcaaccattcatggaGTTGGAGCAGTATCCCACACCAGAAAAGTAATGGGTCAGAGAATACTTGAACCTGTAAAAGCTCTTTTTCTAAAAGATCAGAACACACCATCAATCAATGTAATTAGAACTAATACTACCTATCGTAGGAGCTAATTTCACCAACCCTGCAGTTAATCTAATTACACGTGACATAGTGATACCGAACTGCCTTATATTTTGTTCAGGAACAGGATGTAATAAAAGCACTTCCCTGTGCACTAGCTACAGTGCAGTTTAGCAGTCTCCAACCACTGTCATAGTAAGTACCTTCCCAAGTAACCTTACCATGTTAACAAGGGACAGTATGGGTGCCATCAAGCACAGTGTATCTTGGGTATTTGTTGGATCTCGTACAAATCTGTAACTATTGGAAATCTCTTTTTCTGAAAATTGAATGATAACTGTAATGttccaatgttgactggaatactctctttcaaattctaaaggtggcaggggtaaaatacagggagcaaaaggctatttacaatttgtacaaaaaccagatggcagttataagggtcttgggacatgaaagggaagcagtggttgggaagggagtgagacagggttgtagcctgtccccgatgttattcaatctgtatattgagcaagaagtaaaggaaacaaaagaaaaatttggagtaggtatttaagtctatggagaagaaataaaaacgttgaggttcgctgatgacattgtaattctgtcagagacagcaaaggacttggaagagttgttgaatggaatggacagtgtcttgaaaggaggatataagatgaacatcaacaaaagcaaaacgaggataatggaatgtagtcgaattaaatcgggtgatgctgagggaattagattagacacttaaagtagtaaaggagttttgctatttggggagcaaaataactgatgatggtcgaagtagagaggatataaaatgtagactggcaatggcaaggaaagcgtttctgaagaagagaaatttgttaacatcaagtgtagatttaagtgtcaggaagtcgtttctgaaagtatttgtatgtagtgtagccatgtatggaagtgaaacatggacgataaatagtttggacaagaagagaatagaagctttcgaaatgtggtgctacagaagaatgctgaagattagatgggtagatcacataactaatgaggaagtattgaatagaatcggggagaagaggagtttgtggcacaacttgacaagaagaagggatcggttggtaggacacgttctgaggcatcaagggatcacaaattt encodes:
- the LOC124778033 gene encoding protein mono-ADP-ribosyltransferase PARP12-like, coding for MAVILQEHWKCSDTAMEELALRHLPPSWTDTSSNEVEVAVGDISVHMPHDLQVTSVVKVVNPYLWCCYQLKKAEYVNRYGSAKEMTLYHATSRDNMESIITNNLNWRCSERVRYGQGISFSPSTTYANFYSKYNFDYKWKNRTDMAMIVATVLVNNTAEGNNTNIVPPTGSDTTIGDHYQVYVKHCDNEFYPEYIIYYKIYIDDNF